One region of Solanum pennellii chromosome 6, SPENNV200 genomic DNA includes:
- the LOC107022798 gene encoding uncharacterized protein LOC107022798 isoform X2 yields MSTAVSQQISLFRFQVESRRLDEGTLRILESVLAWNDYKSLDGVVCILKQFMRHESLRIIEEIAGKAAEHKLLIVDFLVRVFALIGDTESCLALRYEALLMREQKAISDQRLLVLYSEWLTFAEHSLESGFCSIAKKACEKALLCFDMNIVDDSENYFIIEKIKKLKEVAVISESSKSVQAQAVTYIKNKNIQQNSQGSYIPVEVKSSGSTLFRDGIKRRHRRQLDEYRHLKLSGITDGNTQNILE; encoded by the exons ATGTCAACTGCAGTTTCGCAGCAAATCTCCCTATTCAGATTCCAAGTCGAGAGCCGTAG ACTTGATGAAGGAACTCTTCGAATTCTCGAGTCCGTTTTAGCTTGGAACGATTACAAATCTCTGGACGGAGTGGTATGTATTTTGAAACAGTTCATGAGACACGAATCTCTCCGCATTATTGAGGAAATCGCTGGAAAAGCTGCAGAGCATAAGCTTCTGATCGTAGATTTTCTAGTTCGCGTTTTTGCTCTCATCGGAGATACTGAG AGTTGCTTGGCATTGAGATATGAGGCATTGCTTATGAGAGAGCAGAAAGCTATCAGTGATCAGAGGCTTCTTGTTTTATATAGTGAGTGGCTCACTTTTGCTGAGCATTCACTTGAAAGTGGCTTTTGTTCCATTGCAAAGAAG GCATGTGAAAAGGCGCTCTTATGTTTTGACATGAACATCGTAGATGACTCTGAAAACTATTtcataattgaaaaaattaagaagcttAAAGAAGTTGCTGTGATCTCAGAGTCTTCAAAATCTG TTCAGGCGCAGGCAGTAACGTACATCAAGAACAAAAATATTCAGCAGAACTCACAAGGATCCTACATTCCTGTGGAAGTTAAAAGTTCAGGAAGCACTCTGTTTAGAGATGGAATCAAACGACGACACAGGCGCCAATTGGATGAATACCGACATCTGAAACTGAGTGGAATAACTGATGGAAACACGCAAAATATTTTG GAATGA
- the LOC107022798 gene encoding uncharacterized protein LOC107022798 isoform X1 yields MSTAVSQQISLFRFQVESRRLDEGTLRILESVLAWNDYKSLDGVVCILKQFMRHESLRIIEEIAGKAAEHKLLIVDFLVRVFALIGDTESCLALRYEALLMREQKAISDQRLLVLYSEWLTFAEHSLESGFCSIAKKACEKALLCFDMNIVDDSENYFIIEKIKKLKEVAVISESSKSVQAQAVTYIKNKNIQQNSQGSYIPVEVKSSGSTLFRDGIKRRHRRQLDEYRHLKLSGITDGNTQNILVGHYA; encoded by the exons ATGTCAACTGCAGTTTCGCAGCAAATCTCCCTATTCAGATTCCAAGTCGAGAGCCGTAG ACTTGATGAAGGAACTCTTCGAATTCTCGAGTCCGTTTTAGCTTGGAACGATTACAAATCTCTGGACGGAGTGGTATGTATTTTGAAACAGTTCATGAGACACGAATCTCTCCGCATTATTGAGGAAATCGCTGGAAAAGCTGCAGAGCATAAGCTTCTGATCGTAGATTTTCTAGTTCGCGTTTTTGCTCTCATCGGAGATACTGAG AGTTGCTTGGCATTGAGATATGAGGCATTGCTTATGAGAGAGCAGAAAGCTATCAGTGATCAGAGGCTTCTTGTTTTATATAGTGAGTGGCTCACTTTTGCTGAGCATTCACTTGAAAGTGGCTTTTGTTCCATTGCAAAGAAG GCATGTGAAAAGGCGCTCTTATGTTTTGACATGAACATCGTAGATGACTCTGAAAACTATTtcataattgaaaaaattaagaagcttAAAGAAGTTGCTGTGATCTCAGAGTCTTCAAAATCTG TTCAGGCGCAGGCAGTAACGTACATCAAGAACAAAAATATTCAGCAGAACTCACAAGGATCCTACATTCCTGTGGAAGTTAAAAGTTCAGGAAGCACTCTGTTTAGAGATGGAATCAAACGACGACACAGGCGCCAATTGGATGAATACCGACATCTGAAACTGAGTGGAATAACTGATGGAAACACGCAAAATATTTTGGTAGGTCATTATGCTTAG